The genome window aagggCCACCAGGCCAACACCTCACCACAGTAAccctctgagaggagagaggggccaCCAGGCCAACACGTTACCACAGTAAccctctgagaggagagaggggccaCCAGGCCAACACGTCACCACAGTAAccctctgagaggagagaggggccaCCAGGCCAACACGTTACCACAGTAAccctctgagaggagagaggggccaCCAGGCCAACACGTCACCACAGTAAccctctgagaggagagaggggctacCAGGCCAACACATCACCACAGTAACCCTCTGAGAGAAGAGAAGGGCCACCAGGCCAACACGTTACCACAGTAAccctctgagaggagagaggggccaCCAGGCCAACACGCTACCACAGTAAccctctgagaggagagagaggggccaCCAGGCCAACACCTTACCACAGTAAccctctgagaggagagaggggccaCCAGGCCAATACGTCACCACAGTAACCctctgagaggagagaagggCCACCAGGCCAACACGTCACCACAGTAAccctctgagaggagagaggggccaCCAGGCCAACACGTCACCACAGTAAccctctgagaggagagaggggccaCCAGGCCAACACGTCACCACAGTAAccctctgagaggagagaggggccaCCAGGCCAACACGTCACCACAGTAATTATCTGATAGGAGAGAGGGGCCACCAGGGCAACACCTTACCACAGTAAccctctgagaggagagaggggccaCCAGGCCAACACGTCACCACAGTAAccctctgagaggagagaggggccaCCAGGCCAACACGTCACCACAGTAAccctctgagaggagagaggggccaCCAGGCCAACACCTCACCACAGTAattatctgagaggagagaggggccaCCAGGCCAACACCTCACCACAGTAattatctgagaggagagaggggccaCCAGGCCAACACGTCACCACAGTAAccctctgagaggagagagaggggccaCCAGGCCAACACGTCACCACAGTAAccctctgagaggagagaggggccaCCAGGCCAACACCTTACCACAGTAAccctcagagaggagagagaggggccaCCAGGCCAACACGTCACCACAGTAAccctctgagaggagagaggggccaCCAGGCCAACACGTCACCACAGTAAccctctgagaggagagaggggccaCCAGGGCAACACGTCACCACAGTAAccctctgagaggagagaggagccacCAGGCCAACACGTCACCACAGTAattatctgagaggagagaggggccaCCAGGCCAACACCTCACCACAGTAattatctgagaggagagaggggccaCCAGGCCAACACGTCACCACAGTAAccctctgagaggagagaggggccaCCAGGCCAACACGTCACCACAGTAattatctgagaggagagaggggccaCTAGGCCAACACCTCACCACAGTAattatctgagaggagagaggggccaCTAGGCCAACACCTCACCACAGTAattatctgagaggagagaggggccaCTAGGCCAACACGTCACCACAGTAAccctctgagaggagagaggggccaCCAGGCCAACACCTCACCACAGTAattatctgagaggagagaggggccaCTAGGCCAACACCTCACCACAGTAattatctgagaggagagaggggccaCTAGGCCAACACCTCACCACAGTAaatatctgagaggagagaggccaCTCAGTTCTTAATTTGTAAATCGGGATGTGCCAGAACAAAAAGTGAGAGGGGGGTGACCTGGGGAGCTCTGAGATACCGGAAAATCACTTTTATAATAAAACATTGCATGCATGTCTTAACATTTGCGTCGTGGTCTAGTCTAGAGTAGAGATGCATACATTTCTTTGCAGCCTAGGGTCTGGGAAAAATTGGGCCTCTtgtaaacacatttcatgaaattCTATgtaatttcacatgactggagactttggcaGAATCTTTTTTTTAATATGATAGAAATGTCAGGCTAccttgacactgacaaactgagaatatCATTAATATCGACCTTGTATTGAATCCGTCAATAGCCTCGGTGTGTGGAGGAGACACCTATTGTACAATATGAAGAGGAAATTACAATCCCAAAAATCTTTACAGTTTCAaatgactcacccaatgatgagcaGCTCACTCACCGGCAGAGGCCGATGTGCTGGTGCCAAAAGCCTCTCTCTTTCGTTTTCATTTGTAAAAACAATGCTGTTCGCTCAATAGGGCTATTTGGAAATTGATAAAATCTTTTCGTAGCCTACAGACAAGTATTTTTGTTTCAGCAGGAgacatttgctttccaacctgtgctATCCCacgattgtatttgaaatattttaaaaaggcctgttttggctgcatactgttcactgacagatttgccaCACGTTCTCGGCTGTAGGCGTGCCTTGTGATTGGActacacacaatccacagctattgatcctctgtgacTAAATTATAGGCTACTCCTGGTGTAGTATTAtgaattatttaatttatttctgaAAAGAAATATAACtctataactttggcaaatgtattttaatttaTCAGCGGTGCTGCATCCCCACCAAGACCCCTCCCACGACTATGATTCTATCAGGAAACAAATGATAAAGTACAACTacggagagatgagagttgcaggctcgtcactatcagagcagagagagggaaagagatcatagaaagtgaatTTCATTCTTGTTCTGTGAGAGATACAGGCACACAGCAACTGGTCTCTAGGCTACAGTGTTGTGTAAACCATAAACCTGGGCAGGGCCCAAACCAAATAAATTCTTAGAACCAGGCGCTGGCAGAAAATCTACATTTTCACATTAGGCTACCCTTTTTTTTAGGGGGCAGGAGAATTACGGAGGAGGCAACTTGAATTATGAATTTACATTGCAAACAGTGAAAATGATGTTTCATGCCATGAGAGGTACTGGATCCTGGTAAATAGGTTCTGGAACGAAACAGTCCATAAAACTGAGAGGTGACGAATCCTGTTCCAGCAGGATCCGTTTCAAATTAAGCACTGGAGCCACCAAGCCACATCACCACAGTAACACTCTGAcactgagagggggagagaggggcaaAGAAATAGAGGGGCatggagatagagggggagagaggggcagggagatagagggagagagaggggcagggagatagagggggagagagaggggcagggagatagagggggagagaggggcagggagatagagggggagagaggggcagggagatagagcgagagaaaggCAAATGGAACAAGGTAGAAAGGATAGAGAGATATGCTGGGGTAGAAGGAGGGAGCGGGAGGTagagaaagaaaaataaattGTGTTATAAAATCACTTAAGTCTACCTAACCTTCATGTCCTCCACACAGAGGCCTTATCAGAGCATTGCTCCAGCCTAGtacctctctctctagtgtcCTAAATGTTTACTATTCTAGGTTGAGGGAGAGCTTTTTTTATATTCAACCAGGCAGGCTTGAGATAAGGAACTCTTCCTAATAATAGGTCGTAGTTAACCAGCTTTGAGTTAGTAAAAAGGTTTCAGGTTTGCTAACAGAGGTCAATAATGGCTTTGTAATTTACATGATGTGTAATTATACTTTCAACAGAGTATACTCTTTCACCccaaaataaaggataaatataTAATGTTGTGCAACTGCTGTGTGCAACTTGTGATCTGAGGGAGTTAATTTAGGCTAGAATGTTCAGGCTATGCTATGTCAGTGAATCACTGCTTCTCTAGATAGTGCCAGTATTTAGAATTGGTGAGCAATGGCCAATGCCCATCTTATATAGTATGCCTACCTCTCATTCTTCAAGCATGAGCCAATCTAGTGCTGTTACTAAGGAATATGATATGCCTTTCCAAGGCAAAACAAGAAAAAGTCTAGCTAAGTGTCTGGCACATTTACTCGGTTCTGGATGGGCTACATAAGGACAGAGAAAGACATGTCTTCTGAAACTATCACAAGTTGTAAGACTAGCCTAACTGACAGGCGGGACTGACAGCACTGTTCATCAAAGCTCAAGCTTGTAATACAAGCAAGAATATTCTGAATGACTTTCTCAGTCAGGACAGAGCTAAATCTGTTGTCAGGCCCACACTGGCTAGGTCATTTAAAAGGAAAATGTCAGGCATTCCTTACCCTAGGTCATGAAACTGACATttgacccccccccaaaaaaaaagttGTAATTTTTTTACGAAGTTGGATGACTGAGATTAGTATCTGTACTTAACTATTTTATAATAATATGTTTTTTGATCAGAATAAGAACCTCATTCTGAACACATATAAGCGAATTCAACTAGTTTGTATGATTTATGGACAAACTACagaaacatatttttttgtttaattCAAATAAATGCATTTTTTCTCAAGTAAAATTGTATAAAATGACATGAGAATTTTGGGGTGAAAATGTACAAAATTCAggcaaaaatgtaaaatgtttttaaagtaagtgtcatgccctgaccatagagagcttttattctctatgttggtgaggtcggggtgtgatttagggtgggtcatctaggcgtttatatgtctatgttggcctgttatggttcccaatcagaggcagctgtttatcgttgtctctgattggggatcatatttaggcagccatttcccttttgtgctttgtgggatcttgtgtttgtgtagctgcctgtgagtagtccagaacgtcacgtttcgtttgtacttgtttgttttgtttggtgagtttctatttattaaaatatgtggaactctacgcacgctgcgccttggtccattccttatgacgaacgtgacaggaaGATACTTTGTCAAAAACTTGACATCTTGGTCTTCAGATTGATAGTTGATTTTTGCAGATGCATCATGGTTTTGTAACTCAATTTGCAATAGACATGTttaaaactacactgaacaaaaatataaatgcaacatgtaacaatttcaaagatttgactgagttgtACATCTCTAGTATTTTTTGGGACTTCTCTCAAGCTTACAGTTGAAGGCTGTCTCCAACTTTTTCCATATGTGAAAATTATGTTGAATGAGGGCATTGATATTGatgaaatgtgtaaaaaaaacaaaaaacatactCAATATGTTTACATCCTTGCCGAGGTGAGAAGTGTCCCACACTGGCCATTCGGCATGCGCTGTGCATAGCAACACCAACAACATTGCACACATGCAATGACTGACTTCCAATGACGTGTGTTTCACTTGAAAACGTGATCGATAACTAGCCAATTTTAGTTCAAAGACATTCCTGAGATGTTCAacatgtcagctagctagctaataaactGATTATCGATAtcgcagcaacaacaacagctatTTGAGTGTGATAAGTTTAACCAGCTCCTAACCCTTCCAAATGTGGCAGGTGACCCGCCGCACACCTCGGCCTCGATAATGCTCCCTTTTGACCCTTGCCGTTCCATATTGTCCGTCTTCCCCGAACCTTGTGTTCACCACTCGAGGTCCCGCTGTCACCTCCACCTCACCTTGTTTCCGCCTAACAATGATTAATCATTGAATGACTTCAAAATTACAAGATATGAAAAACATTAATGACCAATTGTTTAAATAATTATAAACCAAATAGAAAACTTCAGTGATGAACATTTATCAAACAACAAATTacatgtgatttttttttttaagtcaaaaAGCCTAAACTGATTTATGAAAGATACACCAAGATATAGATAGTGTCTCTTATTCTTGTTTTTTCGTTTCTTTCAGGAGAGCCCACGGTAAATAATAATGGAGCCACAGAGAGACAATTCCCTATCTATCGCCTCACTGTAACATAAAGAGACAGCCACTCAAAATGGACGTCAAGGACCTCCAGATCAAAAACTCCACGTTCGAAAGCAACACATCAGACATTCAGCCCGTCCCACACAACCTATGGGAGGTCATCACCATAGCGACCGTATCAGCCATCGTCAGCCTGATAACAGTTGTAGGCAATGTTCTTGTGATGCTGTCGTTCAAGGTCAACAGTCAACTAAAGACAGTCAACAACTACTACCTTCTCAGCTTAGCCTTCGCTGACCTCATAATAGGAGTCCTGTCCATGAACTTATACACCTCATACATCCTAATGGGCTATTGGTCCTTAGGGAACCTAGCCTGTGACCTCTGGTTAGCCATGGATTATGTGGCCAGTAATGCCTCCGTTATGAACTTGTTAGTCATCAGTTTCGACAGGTACTTCTCCATCACAAGGCCGTTGACCTATAGGGCCAAGAGGACGCCGAAGAGGGCGGCTATTATGATTGGTCTAGCGTGGCTAGTGTCGTTTGTCCTCTGGGCACCGCCTATTCTGTGCTGGCAGTACTTTGTCGGAGGTCGGACGGTCCCGGCAGACCAATGCCAGATCCAGTTCTTCTCCGAGCCGGTGATCACGTTCGGCACCGCCATCGCAGCGTTCTACATCCCTGTCTCCATCATGACCTTCCTCTACTGTAAGATCTACAAGGAGACAGAGAAACGCACCAAGGACCTGGCTGAGCTGCAGGGCCTCACCACATCTGGTCACCCAGAGACTGCTAATAAACCCCAGAAAACAGTTATGTTACGGTCCTGTTTCAGCTCCAGCAACGACAGGAGGGACAGAAGGAACCAGGCCTCGTGGTCCTCGTCCAATCAGAGTAACGTCACCAAGACCACGACCAGGTCGGACGAGTTGGCCTGGGCCCGTGCCGACCAGGTCATATCCTTCAACAGCTACACCTCATCTGAAGAGGAGACTCATCATCCTGTTTCCGCTGCAACTTCCCAGGGGTCGTCCAAAGGTCAAGGTCAGACTGAAAACGGACAGGCGCCCGCTGGTTATGGTGATGATGAAGAAAGCGAGTACTTTCCGACCGCCACCCCACCTCCGAAAAAACCCAGCAAGAAGGGAATCTCCTACAAGTTCAAACCGGTCTCGAAGGATACCTGCAGCCCTCAGaatgacaaaaaaaacaacacagaccCTAAAACAGCCCTTCCGTGTCTCTCTGAGTCTGACCAGACAGGAGGACAGAACCAACACCAGAACTCTTCTCCAtcatcctccaccaccaccacaaccaccaccaagcCCATGGACCCCGTCCTGAAGAGCCAGATCACCAAGAGGAAGAGGATGGTCCTCATCAAGGAGAAGAAGGCTGCCCAGACCCTCAGTGCCATCCTCCTGGCCTTCATCCTAACATGGACGCCGTACAACATCATGGTGCTCATCTCCACCTTCTGTTCTGACTGTATCCCGGTGTCTCTCTGGCACCTGGGCTACTGGCTCTGCTATGTCAACAGCACCATTAACCCCATGTGTTATGCGTTGTGTAATAAGACTTTTCAGAAGACATTTAAGATGCTGTTGATGTGTCagtggaggaagaagagaggggaggataagCTGTACTGGTGTGGACAGAACCCGGCAATCAACAGCAAGATGACATGATGTGGTGCGGAAtagagaatatatatatttgggCATTCAGCAGCAGACCCCTTTTGTTTATCCAAACACTACTCTCTGTACAGTAAGCAGATATGTTCAGCCATATATGGGTTTAATACCCATATGGGTATGTGGTTTACATGTACCATAATACCATATGGGTATTAAACCCACAACTGGTGTTGCTAGTGCCAAGCACTAATCAACGGAGCACAATTGACCCAACGTTATGAACCGTAAAACTGGCATAGTGTTTGAGCAGTGTCTGGTGAATGCATCTGTGCTTATATCAAATTATAAAAAGTTGCACATGAAATGGAGGCTTTCGAAACTCATAATTTGtcatgtacccccccccccccactacacGGCTGATTTAAATAATCACAGCTACTCTGTGATTCTCATGGAATGTACATATTGAAGTATGTTTGTTGTATTGTATAAAGAAAAGCATTTTCCTCAAGTTTTTGTAAAGATTTTACTTACAGTTGTATGTAACGTACTTTGCCTTGTGCATTTCTAgtagttaaatatttataatcgtAATTCATTCATTTTAGTCGTGTTCTTTCAGTTAAAGTAGATTGATCTTGCATCCAAGGGCTAATATTATACAATGTTTACAGGTTGTTATGCTGGTCTGCAGTTTCAATATAATGGCAATTAGAAGCCTTCGTGGAGATTGTATACGCCCACTCATCGCGAACACACACATTACCATCATTCCTCTTACCTCTGTAAGCAGAGCCAGAGGTGAATCAGATTATACACCGTACGTACATGtaaaccacaggaggttggtgacacgttaattggggaggacgggcttggtttccatggtttccaggtgtttgattccattggctccattccagccattattatgagctgttctcccctcagcagcctccactgatgtaaaCACATCCCAACCCAAAATAACATCCTCCTACAAATATTACATTTCATATAGTCATTGCCCCTACTGTAAAACGTGGACACTGGACACAGCATATCTAATTGTGAGACGCTCACTCCTCACCTGCAGTACCTTAAGTACCCATGAGGTTGCGTTAGGTTTTGAAGCTGTATACTATTGCAAAACATACGTTCTTTCTAATGTTAAATGTTTCCTCTATAAGTTATGTGCCTTGTGTTGCGATCAGAGGACATGATGACGCTGACATTGTGAATGGCTCTATGTTTCTCTTGCTCTCTACTGTATAGTATGCTGCTTGTGTCCCTTTGATCTGATCAGTGAAATAATACCAATTGAAAAATATCAGTAGAGATTCTCTGAATGCTCTTTTGTTAACACAATGCTTTGTTTACAACGTGTTGAAAGTATTATTATTACAGAAACAGAACTTCAACGGAAGACCCTACATCTAAGGACATGGTTCCCAGCATGGGAACAAAAGTGTTTCAAATATAAACATGGGCACAGTCTGCTTTTATTACACAgactgtgattattattaattattattatgtattattattCATGTATAACATAATAGAACATTAATGATTGAAACCCTCTGCATATGTAACAGGAGGGGTTTGCAGAGGACAAAGGGCCACCACCTACCTAGGAGACAGTGATCTGAGGTGACTCATGTGGTTCATTGGTCCCTGGGCTACAGTCGCTAACACATCATGACTGTTTTGTTTCTGGAACACATCAACATGATCTCTCCTGTGAATGACAGGATTCATTTCATACCCTGCCTATGTACCAGGAGTTttacagagaacagagagacacctcagcgatctgactgactagtgacacctacctagaggacagggatctgactgactagtgacacctacctagaggacagggatctgactgactagtgacacctacctagaggacagggatctgactg of Salvelinus namaycush isolate Seneca chromosome 29, SaNama_1.0, whole genome shotgun sequence contains these proteins:
- the LOC120024606 gene encoding muscarinic acetylcholine receptor M5-like; protein product: MLSFKVNSQLKTVNNYYLLSLAFADLIIGVLSMNLYTSYILMGYWSLGNLACDLWLAMDYVASNASVMNLLVISFDRYFSITRPLTYRAKRTPKRAAIMIGLAWLVSFVLWAPPILCWQYFVGGRTVPADQCQIQFFSEPVITFGTAIAAFYIPVSIMTFLYCKIYKETEKRTKDLAELQGLTTSGHPETANKPQKTVMLRSCFSSSNDRRDRRNQASWSSSNQSNVTKTTTRSDELAWARADQVISFNSYTSSEEETHHPVSAATSQGSSKGQGQTENGQAPAGYGDDEESEYFPTATPPPKKPSKKGISYKFKPVSKDTCSPQNDKKNNTDPKTALPCLSESDQTGGQNQHQNSSPSSSTTTTTTTKPMDPVLKSQITKRKRMVLIKEKKAAQTLSAILLAFILTWTPYNIMVLISTFCSDCIPVSLWHLGYWLCYVNSTINPMCYALCNKTFQKTFKMLLMCQWRKKRGEDKLYWCGQNPAINSKMT